A genome region from Ruegeria sp. YS9 includes the following:
- a CDS encoding PepSY domain-containing protein yields MKHALIVLICTLASTVLASEDHDAARDAVRQHKVIPLSKIVPDVLERFDASLLEAEFEREHGAYVYELELITGSGRMIEVMVDATTGAILEVEQEGWQERDE; encoded by the coding sequence ATGAAACACGCTTTGATCGTTCTGATATGCACACTTGCCAGCACTGTCCTCGCATCCGAGGACCACGATGCGGCACGTGATGCAGTGCGCCAACATAAGGTCATTCCGCTCTCGAAGATTGTTCCGGACGTTTTAGAGAGATTCGATGCGTCGCTGCTCGAAGCAGAGTTCGAACGCGAGCATGGCGCGTATGTCTATGAACTGGAGTTGATCACGGGCTCGGGCCGAATGATCGAAGTCATGGTGGATGCCACCACGGGTGCGATACTCGAAGTTGAGCAGGAAGGCTGGCAGGAAAGGGACGAATAA
- a CDS encoding DUF4405 domain-containing protein, producing MANAESTARVKTKISGRAMAVFGVTFSFLAMLVSGGILFFAPIGKISNATDWQVLGLDRQGWDDVHIALALLFVGFSLWHAALHIRTFKTLILGNRMCPQGHRIEAMIGAAFVIALVTLTVFGLPPANWLLDLNEFFKHEFWAG from the coding sequence ATGGCCAATGCAGAATCAACAGCGCGCGTGAAAACCAAGATTTCTGGTAGGGCCATGGCTGTGTTCGGTGTGACCTTTTCCTTTTTGGCCATGCTGGTCAGCGGAGGCATTTTGTTTTTCGCTCCAATAGGTAAAATCTCCAATGCCACCGACTGGCAGGTGTTGGGCCTTGACCGGCAAGGGTGGGATGACGTCCACATCGCCTTGGCGTTGCTGTTTGTCGGATTCTCCCTGTGGCACGCGGCGCTGCATATTCGAACCTTCAAAACGCTGATCCTCGGCAACAGGATGTGTCCACAGGGGCATCGGATCGAAGCGATGATCGGAGCCGCTTTCGTGATCGCTTTGGTCACATTGACGGTGTTTGGGCTTCCGCCCGCGAATTGGCTGCTCGATCTCAATGAGTTCTTCAAGCACGAGTTCTGGGCAGGCTGA
- a CDS encoding PepSY domain-containing protein, whose product MKVILFAATLLTATAAAFAVNAATDTVTSASPETVTWMPVGEVAAKLEAQGYQILEIERDDDRYYEVEMRDVYGYEVEAYLDAATGEPVPHMSDTNDDYSEKGDD is encoded by the coding sequence ATGAAAGTAATCCTCTTTGCCGCCACCCTGCTTACCGCCACCGCTGCGGCCTTTGCTGTCAACGCCGCCACCGATACGGTCACGTCGGCGTCACCTGAGACCGTCACTTGGATGCCCGTTGGCGAGGTTGCCGCCAAGCTTGAAGCGCAGGGCTACCAAATTCTGGAAATTGAGCGCGATGACGACCGCTACTACGAAGTCGAAATGCGCGACGTATATGGATACGAAGTCGAAGCCTACCTGGACGCAGCGACTGGCGAACCGGTTCCCCACATGTCCGATACGAATGACGACTACAGCGAGAAAGGCGACGACTAA
- a CDS encoding MFS transporter, producing MARRNPEDTRFWRIAGAGAVFQGGSAAVDSATVVASLVHMLTGSALAVGYASTVLRLGWLLPQFAVGYLAERTDRRMPFYALGAYGRAITVAMIGMLLWWGADWPQVDWPPVPLALGMLGLWTIYAFVSGVVAVPYNDIVGRAIPSERRSRMLAWRFFGGGVLAVLVAGVLRLALDVMLPLRAYALIFWLGAVLMIVSATLFVAAGEPATAARAPRDRPANLSGFLREGVSTLQQDRRFRLFLIFQWLGAATLMALPFYVVAASRSGLGAADVGTLLAAQTVGALASNPVWGRIGDRMGKLRLLGIVALVRLGPPVLVLLLVVSSSGLTGFAALFFLIGVMMNGVTIGYLGYLLEISPDDRRPAYSAWFNSFAAPAALAPLVGGVVVSIIAIEAVFIAAILAALGQVVIAARLSQV from the coding sequence ATGGCAAGGCGTAATCCCGAAGACACGAGATTTTGGCGCATCGCCGGTGCTGGTGCGGTGTTTCAGGGCGGGTCGGCGGCGGTGGACAGCGCGACGGTGGTGGCCAGTCTGGTGCATATGCTGACCGGTAGCGCGCTGGCCGTGGGCTATGCCAGCACGGTCCTGCGTCTTGGCTGGCTGCTGCCCCAGTTCGCGGTGGGCTACCTCGCCGAGCGCACCGATCGGCGCATGCCGTTCTACGCCCTTGGTGCCTATGGGCGGGCGATCACGGTCGCGATGATCGGTATGCTTCTGTGGTGGGGGGCCGACTGGCCGCAGGTCGATTGGCCTCCGGTTCCGCTGGCGCTCGGGATGCTGGGGCTGTGGACAATCTACGCCTTTGTCAGCGGCGTGGTCGCGGTGCCCTACAACGACATCGTCGGCCGGGCGATCCCGTCCGAGCGCCGCAGCCGTATGTTGGCCTGGCGCTTTTTCGGCGGCGGTGTTCTGGCGGTTCTGGTGGCGGGCGTTCTGCGACTTGCGCTCGACGTGATGCTGCCGCTCAGGGCCTATGCGCTGATCTTCTGGCTCGGCGCGGTGCTGATGATCGTCTCTGCGACGCTTTTTGTCGCCGCGGGTGAGCCCGCTACCGCTGCAAGGGCGCCACGGGACCGCCCGGCCAATCTGTCTGGATTTCTGCGCGAAGGGGTCTCGACACTACAACAGGATCGCCGGTTCCGGCTGTTCCTGATCTTCCAATGGCTTGGCGCAGCGACGCTGATGGCGTTGCCGTTCTATGTCGTTGCCGCCAGCCGCAGCGGCCTCGGGGCGGCGGATGTCGGAACGCTGTTGGCGGCGCAGACCGTCGGCGCGCTGGCCTCGAATCCGGTCTGGGGCCGTATCGGCGACCGGATGGGCAAATTGCGCCTGCTGGGGATAGTGGCACTGGTGCGTCTCGGACCTCCGGTGCTGGTGTTGCTGCTTGTGGTCTCGAGTTCGGGGCTGACCGGTTTCGCGGCGCTGTTCTTCCTGATCGGCGTGATGATGAACGGGGTGACCATCGGCTATCTCGGCTACCTGCTGGAGATCTCGCCCGACGACCGCCGTCCGGCCTATTCCGCGTGGTTTAACAGCTTTGCGGCCCCGGCGGCGCTGGCGCCACTTGTGGGCGGCGTGGTGGTCAGCATAATCGCCATCGAAGCCGTGTTCATCGCTGCGATCCTGGCCGCGCTGGGTCAGGTCGTGATCGCGGCGCGGCTGTCCCAAGTTTGA